A single genomic interval of Pieris brassicae chromosome 14, ilPieBrab1.1, whole genome shotgun sequence harbors:
- the LOC123718136 gene encoding translocon-associated protein subunit delta: MVTKYLFTILAIAASTAFAQSCQNPQVEAASFTSLDATVVTQIAYITEFTLKCDNPLPANYALYAEVDGKSLTAARIGENKYQVSWTEEPSKARSGVHEVRILDEEGFASLRRARRSDPAAAVAPLLAIQLNHPGSYSGPWVNSEVLATVLSVIVAYTALRNKGNILA; this comes from the exons ATGGtcacaaaatatttgttcacAATTCTCGCCATCGCTGCCAGCACTGCTTTCGCTCAAAGTTGCCAAAACCCACAAGTAGAAGCCGCATCTTTCACAAGTTTAGATGCGACGGTAGTGACACAAATCGCttatattacagaatttacattaaaatgtgATAATCCTTTGCCTGCAAATTACGCTTTATATGCTGAGGTCGATGGGAAATCGTTGACTGCGGCGCGTATTGGAGAAAATAAGTACCAG GTATCCTGGACTGAAGAGCCGTCTAAGGCACGCTCTGGTGTCCATGAAGTCCGCATCCTGGATGAGGAAGGTTTTGCTTCTCTACGCCGTGCTCGCCGCAGTGACCCAGCAGCTGCAGTTGCACCATTGTTGGCTATACAACTTAACCACCCAGGAA GTTACTCTGGTCCCTGGGTTAACTCTGAAGTACTCGCAACGGTTCTTTCTGTTATTGTTGCATACACAGCACTCCGTAACAAGGGAAACATTCTAGCTTAG
- the LOC123718026 gene encoding uncharacterized protein LOC123718026 isoform X1 produces MKYFIILYTVLRLNYVFGSCNLSLKEDFGSPSPVYLHNGEFLAPNSASGHILLRRSEIVQIACPGHKRFVLLGDEQTHLDVLPVKCVTGKTFRSDNGWVGELKEVTCNGPPWYSAQETRQYCYGRNKMYSTGYNISGDFHKLYDLCFDKSLFTTLYSKHELTPASFFKQISSRPSFIEGDLFGKVRMSQLYKIDNQKKRLREILGDGMDEKYITKIQFLNRGHLSPKADFTLSAEQRASFHYANTAPQWMRGNAGDWAAVEDAVRRRVHDLNTTVTLYTGAYGVMTLADSANKHREIYLSTDQNNNGIVPVPLYFFKLVYDPKKQTAVVFVLINSTYYTEARIDELSFCQDVCYENSKYKWLKWRNDGTHSFCCEYHEFVENINVLPQLKVKGLFY; encoded by the exons atgaagtattttataattttatatacggTATTACGATTGAACTATGTATTTGgaa GTTGTAATCTATCACTGAAAGAGGACTTCGGCAGTCCATCGCCAGTTTATTTACACAATGGCGAATTCCTTGCCCCAAACTCCGCGTCAGGccatattttattacgaaGATCGGAAATCGTACAAATCGCTTGTCCCGGACATAagcgttttgttttgttgggAGATGAACAGACGCATTTAGACGTTTTG CCAGTCAAATGTGTTACGGGCAAAACGTTTCGTAGTGACAACGGGTGGGTTGGCGAATTAAAGGAGGTCACATGTAACGGACCTCCTTGGTACTCGGCGCAGGAAACGAGACAATACTGTTATGGAAGGAACAAAATGTACAG tACCGGCTACAATATATCAGGTGATTTCCATAAATTGTACGATTTATGCTTCGACAAAAGTCTCTTTACGACGCTGTACTCCAAACATGAGTTGACGCCTGCCAGTTTCTTCAAACAAATTAGTTCCCGCCCTTCGTTTATAG AGGGTGATTTATTCGGTAAAGTGAGGATGTCCCAGTTGTACAAAATTGATAATCAAAAGAAGCGTTTGCGAGAGATACTTGGTGATGGCATGGACGAGAAGTACATTACGAAAATACAG TTCCTGAATCGTGGTCACCTATCGCCCAAAGCGGACTTTACATTGAGCGCGGAGCAACGTGCTTCCTTCCACTATGCCAACACTGCACCGCAATGGATGCGAGGTAACGCCGGCGATTGGGCGGCAGTTGAAGAT GCAGTACGACGCCGTGTTCACGACCTGAACACAACTGTTACATTATACACTGGCGCTTACGGCGTTATGACTTTGGCGGACTCGGCCAATAAGCATCGAGAGATTTATTTGTCAACagatcaaaataataatggtaTTGTGCCTGTGCCATTGTACTTTTTCAAG ttggTCTACGATCCCAAGAAGCAGACGGCTGTTGTCTtcgtattaattaattctacatATTATACAGAAGCGAGAATTGACGAATTGTCATTTTGTCAAGATGTCTGCTACGAGAACTCGAAATATAAATGGCTAAAATGGCGGAACGACGGCACGCACAGCTTTTGTTGTGAATATCACGAATTTGTTGAAAATATCAATGTTTTACctcaattaaaagttaaaggactgttttattaa
- the LOC123718135 gene encoding methyltransferase-like protein 17, mitochondrial has product MFRKLRIKYISSFYSSFSTKAEIDPKLRDGFDSKQFRPRHHPGRTNKTKASIPTTIQKSINTVLDDNNAKMYLEEGKKLSNLLNSRLLPPEEHEISEKAAKIHQNVSRKFNAKIKKEITEEEKILHEKEIQNAVFNILKKNVYAWGNIAYDKATCLQYLMSRAAPEYAILVRILDEIKRKLPDYKPRNFFDFGSGIGTGTWAVNTFWKNDIFEYFTVDTSQEMNDLARLILCNGKENVELPYRAYFQRQFLPASTDVKYNIVLSAFSFFELPSMKSRLETIQKLWNKTEDFLIIVEQGTNAGFQIVNEAREFVLGIQNKNQKGYVFAPCPNDTACPRFLEQKTPCNFIMKYETLPYRCKTEVQADLFSYVILRKGVRPDDDPQWPRIVRAPLVRSRHVICRMCTSEGELKEIIFSKKKYDQETYRCARCSIWGDELPVK; this is encoded by the coding sequence atgtttagaaaattaagaataaaatatatatcgtcTTTTTATAGTAGTTTCTCAACCAAGGCGGAAATAGATCCAAAACTCCGAGATGGTTTTGATTCTAAACAATTCAGACCACGACATCACCCCGGTAGaactaacaaaacaaaagcttCCATACCTACCACAATTCAAAAGTCTATAAATACCGTATTAGATGATAATAACGCAAAAATGTACCTCGAGGAGGGTAAAAAGCTAAGTAACCTTTTGAATTCCCGTTTATTGCCCCCAGAAGAACATGAAATTAGCGAAAAAGCTGCAAAAATACACCAAAATGTATCGAGAAAATTTAACgcaaaaataaagaaagaaattaCAGAAGAAGAGAAAATTCTTCATGAAAAAGAGATACAGAATGCTGTGTTTAATAttctaaagaaaaatgtttatgcCTGGGGTAACATAGCTTATGATAAAGCCACTTGcctacaatatttaatgtcaAGAGCTGCCCCGGAGTATGCTATATTAGTACGTATTTTGGATGAAATTAAACGAAAACTACCTGATTATAAACCAAGAAATTTCTTTGACTTTGGCTCTGGGATTGGAACTGGAACATGGGCTGTTAACACTTTCTggaaaaatgatatttttgaatattttactgtTGATACATCACAGGAAATGAATGATTTAGCAAGACTCATACTATGTAATGGCAAAGAAAATGTAGAACTTCCATATAGAGCATACTTTCAAAGACAATTTCTTCCTGCCTCTACAGATGTGAAATACAACATAGTTCTCTCTGCTTTTTCATTTTTTGAACTACCAAGCATGAAATCAAGACTAGAAACAATTCAGAAATTGTGGAACAAAACAGAAGATTTCCTAATAATTGTTGAACAAGGGACAAATGCTGGTTTTCAAATTGTTAATGAAGCCAGAGAGTTTGTATTGGgcattcaaaataaaaaccaaaaaggGTATGTATTTGCACCTTGCCCAAATGATACTGCATGTCCACGATTTCTAGAACAAAAAACTCCATGCAATTTTATCATGAAGTATGAAACATTACCATATAGATGTAAGACAGAAGTTCAAGcagatttatttagttatgtcATTTTAAGAAAAGGTGTAAGACCAGATGATGATCCTCAATGGCCTAGAATTGTTCGAGCACCTTTAGTGAGATCTAGGCATGTAATATGCAGAATGTGCACTTCTGAAGGAGAACtcaaagaaattatattttctaaaaagaaatatgatcAGGAAACATATCGCTGTGCAAGATGTAGTATTTGGGGAGATGAGTTgcctgtaaaataa
- the LOC123718091 gene encoding cytochrome c oxidase assembly factor 4 homolog, mitochondrial yields MTVKPRVKLDNDDDPVETMLKKAGCLDLHYKVQECINTTKDWRQCQTEVNDFKVCITRHKQEEMAKAGR; encoded by the exons ATGACGGTGAAACCTCGTGTAAAATTAGATAATGATGACGACCCAGTTGAAACTATGTTAAAAAAGGCCGGATGCTTAGACTTACATTATAAAGTTCAG GAATGCATAAATACAACCAAAGATTGGAGGCAATGCCAAACCGAAGTAAATGATTTCAAAGTTTGCATAACAAGACATAAGCAGGAAGAAATGGCTAAAGCGggaagataa
- the LOC123718026 gene encoding uncharacterized protein LOC123718026 isoform X2: MKYFIILYTVLRLNYVFGSCNLSLKEDFGSPSPVYLHNGEFLAPNSASGHILLRRSEIVQIACPGHKRFVLLGDEQTHLDVLPVKCVTGKTFRSDNGWVGELKEVTCNGPPWYSAQETRQYCYGRNKITGYNISGDFHKLYDLCFDKSLFTTLYSKHELTPASFFKQISSRPSFIEGDLFGKVRMSQLYKIDNQKKRLREILGDGMDEKYITKIQFLNRGHLSPKADFTLSAEQRASFHYANTAPQWMRGNAGDWAAVEDAVRRRVHDLNTTVTLYTGAYGVMTLADSANKHREIYLSTDQNNNGIVPVPLYFFKLVYDPKKQTAVVFVLINSTYYTEARIDELSFCQDVCYENSKYKWLKWRNDGTHSFCCEYHEFVENINVLPQLKVKGLFY; this comes from the exons atgaagtattttataattttatatacggTATTACGATTGAACTATGTATTTGgaa GTTGTAATCTATCACTGAAAGAGGACTTCGGCAGTCCATCGCCAGTTTATTTACACAATGGCGAATTCCTTGCCCCAAACTCCGCGTCAGGccatattttattacgaaGATCGGAAATCGTACAAATCGCTTGTCCCGGACATAagcgttttgttttgttgggAGATGAACAGACGCATTTAGACGTTTTG CCAGTCAAATGTGTTACGGGCAAAACGTTTCGTAGTGACAACGGGTGGGTTGGCGAATTAAAGGAGGTCACATGTAACGGACCTCCTTGGTACTCGGCGCAGGAAACGAGACAATACTGTTATGGAAGGAACAAAAT tACCGGCTACAATATATCAGGTGATTTCCATAAATTGTACGATTTATGCTTCGACAAAAGTCTCTTTACGACGCTGTACTCCAAACATGAGTTGACGCCTGCCAGTTTCTTCAAACAAATTAGTTCCCGCCCTTCGTTTATAG AGGGTGATTTATTCGGTAAAGTGAGGATGTCCCAGTTGTACAAAATTGATAATCAAAAGAAGCGTTTGCGAGAGATACTTGGTGATGGCATGGACGAGAAGTACATTACGAAAATACAG TTCCTGAATCGTGGTCACCTATCGCCCAAAGCGGACTTTACATTGAGCGCGGAGCAACGTGCTTCCTTCCACTATGCCAACACTGCACCGCAATGGATGCGAGGTAACGCCGGCGATTGGGCGGCAGTTGAAGAT GCAGTACGACGCCGTGTTCACGACCTGAACACAACTGTTACATTATACACTGGCGCTTACGGCGTTATGACTTTGGCGGACTCGGCCAATAAGCATCGAGAGATTTATTTGTCAACagatcaaaataataatggtaTTGTGCCTGTGCCATTGTACTTTTTCAAG ttggTCTACGATCCCAAGAAGCAGACGGCTGTTGTCTtcgtattaattaattctacatATTATACAGAAGCGAGAATTGACGAATTGTCATTTTGTCAAGATGTCTGCTACGAGAACTCGAAATATAAATGGCTAAAATGGCGGAACGACGGCACGCACAGCTTTTGTTGTGAATATCACGAATTTGTTGAAAATATCAATGTTTTACctcaattaaaagttaaaggactgttttattaa